TCACTCATACAAAAAAACGAAAATGCTCGGACACGAAGGAGAAACCCCGTCCAGGTACtactattaaattttaattcaattcaTTTTCAACTGTTATGTTATAGTAGCAATTTGGAAAAATGTTacgtttatttgtttttggtaataATTTGATACATAGGTACGAATTGTTGAACATGGTGAAGAAACACTCAAACTCGTTAGGGCAAACAGAACTATTAATGGACCAACAACAACAAGACGGTGCTCCAGACGACGTCGAATTGGATCAGCTGTTTTGGCACGATATCTTGGATTTGTATTTTGTTCGCGGCAAAGAGTCTAGAGGTCGCCAAGACGAcgatcttttatttttcatcagGAAATTGGTaaccaaatttattaaattttgaattcattggctataaaaaaatttacaatatcgttttgtttttatcaaatttttgttgttgttggtatAATAGGGGTCCCAAGGATATGGATTCAATGACAATTTGGAAGCTATTGCTCCTTACTTTGTTCGCAGGTGGGCACCTAAGGtataaaaaatactttaaaattttaaactgaAATCCTTTGTGCGTATTGATGATCTAGTTCATTGCATTATCTTGCTAATAGCAATTGCATATTGTTTGAAACAAAAAGTGTATGTGCATAATAAGTTGTGATTGCTCCCGTCATATGTTTGACAACTCAACAGGGTGTGAAATTGGGCGTGTTCGTAGCATTTAGGGAAATATTTGAAGTTGGAGTTTGGCATGTATAATATcgagaaaatagaaaatgtggtGTTAACAACTCCTTATACATCTTTTCGATGTTGTTAGTGCACGGTTTATGAGATGTGCCTAAATTTGAACTTATGCATCATATGGGAAATGGAAAAAGAGTTAAGGACAAAAGTGATCAATCTATGAGATATGGAGAATGGATTCATTTTCATCATATGAATTGTGTAGGAAAACAGCGATACATTTATCTTCTTGTTTACTGGTTACGTAAAGTAACGTTCTTTACTTTTGTCAAAACCAGTTGGATACGTTAGTCGGTGAGAGTTCTGTTGAAGTGGATTGGAGGCGATCATTTTACTTGAACTTGATTGCTCACACTACATTCACTGTGACAGTGGCTATTTGCaggtaatttttctttttcttttgttttacgTGATGTTTTCGTCCCTTTTGCTTTCAAGTTGCTGATGTTTGCCTGCATAGTTTTCTCCGGCAAGTAAGGTCATATGCGTGTTTGGGCTCTTAGCACTCAATTATGATCATAATTTCTCATTCCGCTTTTGGAATTTTACCCTGATTGAGAAAAGTGACCATGTCATATTAAATTGTTAATTAGGCATTATAAAATGGTTTCAGAGTACTTGCAAATAGAGTTTGTAGTCCCTGTGAATTTTTCATATCAAGGGAAGtggttgggtttggtttggaAGAGAGTTCTTGTTGTAACTACTCTATATGATGCACATTTCATCATTCAATTTGTACAAGGAATTTTATGTTGTTTCCATTCGTACAATTGATATAAGATTCGGCCATCTATGACAGTTACTATCCGTCTTCTTGGGGGCGTCATTTCTAATTTTCTAGGATTATTCCTATTTGAATGAGTTTGTATTGCTCGTCAAAACCACATGCACATTTGTTATTGAGAGATTTTAAGTTGTATTTATCATAGTTTTCACTCATAGAATAAAGTTGCAGCTTCCTGCCATATGGATTTCAAGTTCCATATGTTAGTTGTTTTCGTACCAAAATTTATTTGTCCATTCCTTTCAGAGCACCTGAcactctgaaaaaaaaaatcctgataTATTAGAAAGAAATGTACCAGGAATAACACATATTAGCAAGAAAGAAATGGCAACTTGTTTATAGATGTGTGTTTTAGGACCTTGCTACTAAGGATTCTTATTTCCTTCTGTCCAGCATGATAGCTTCATTATGGTAGAATCTGAAACATGTTTTTTTCCAGTCATGAGGACCTTCGGAATCATCAATCTGGGCAAGACAAACCATTGTCACCTATATATAAGGTATCCATAGCCTTAATTAGTCTAATAGATATCACTTTAGTTAGTTGTTAATAGGATATATTTTGTATCCTATTCTTATTATCTTCTTTTATATGTGGCCACCCTGTTCAGTCTGTTTTCAATATTGAGAATTCTTCTTAACCACTGAAGTTGATTCTCTCATCAAGAGAAGTACCATCTACTTCAATTTGCTGCTGAGAAgataaataatgaatttatgtTGTTGTCATCTAAACTTGAAGTGGATAAAATTAAGATGATTATGCACTGAAATGTCTGTATGAAGTTGATGTTCATGCTCATTTTTGCATCTGTTTTTTCATGAATTTTCCTGAGTTGGCCAATCCAGTTCCTTTTTGGAAGGCGTGTGTTGTGTTTTGGTTAAGATGTGCAATGTGCATATATCTTCACATGATCAGCCCAGGGTTGGCTGGGGCCTTTAGTAAAGGTACAAATTGGGTCTGGCTTCCATGATCTAGGAATTTAAGATCTCTCTCATGAAAAACCCAAAAGCTACTATGCCAagattattttatcaaattaaatatGGATTCTTGAGATCATGGTAGCTTAACTACTATCTCTTGCATGCTCTTAGATATTATATgtagatatatattaaaatagtaATCTAATCATGTAGCATGGCCTGGGACATCTCTGCAGGTTGTTAAAACGGTTTATGCATCCCCAAGTCGTGTCAATTTTCATTTGGATTCCAAAAAGgcaagtttatatatattcagCAAATTGATATCTTCctctacttatcaaaaaaaaaaaaaaaaggatatctTCCTCAGTTGTGTTCTCAATTTCCATCTGACTCTGTTGCTAACATGCGTCTAGGAAGTGGAGACAACACCTGCCTATCCGGATATCTGTTTTGCAGTTGATGACTTTGATTCTACCTTTGATGCAGTGGTAATAAGTTTGTTTTatcctatatattttttgcatCTAATTTTATTAACTTCACTAGACATGTTATTTTgcttaaataattatttaattaagcAGCTGAGCTTATTGCTGGCTTTGCCAAAGGATAATAATTATTAGGATATTATTACCAAATGTGTTACTCAACACTGCTTTGCCTAGCTACTTTGCTATTATTACGCTATTATATTGGTTGAATGGAAGACAGGTTGAAATGCTTAGTTTCATAGAACAAATAAACATACTCCCGCTTTGCATAATAAAGATAGTGGCTTCACTTTTGCCTTATCAACTTTTAAGTCAGGCTAGAATAATGGCATTCTTCAATGAATTTTACACACTTGATCTTCTACTATCTTCTTCACGTCCCTTTATCAAGGAACAGGAAGACtgtaaaatatttaacattcTCAGATTTTTGCATGATTATCACTTTTCTTTGATATGATCTACTTTCAagttaatattttatcatatgaTTTAATTTCACTGTCTATCTAGGTATTGACGGAAATAGACCATTGCTATTGTGTACTTCTTAATGCACATGGCGGGGCGGCATTTCCTAGTGAAGATGCACATTGTGGGGCAGCATCTAGTAGTGAAAAGGAGTCTCAAGATTCCAGTTCCAGTGATACTTCCTCTTTGAGAGTTGATACTAATTCTGGAAAGACAAAAAATACTAAGGTTTGTGTCAATTCTCATCACACATGAGAATGACTGCTATGAGCCTATTGCCCTGCCACAGTCTTGATTTTGTGAGCCAATGcttttcataattattattttgactaAAGTAGACTTTTGGCCCATAAATTTTGagattgttttcattttggccctctacatttttcaaaattttcttgctcttCATGTTTGATACTGTTTCCATACTTGCCTTGCCATCCATTTCTATTAGTAATCTGACCATTAAATGCCCTTtatattaacttttttattaaatattagtTCTAAAATGCTGTGGAGTGTGTGAATTTCATTGTTGTAGGTAGAATAAACACATTAAGGATGGTCAAATTACTAGCGGAAATGGATTGTAGGGCGAATATGAAAACGGAATCAATCATGAAgggttaaaataaaagttttgaaatgtaaatggccaaaatgaaaacaacccAAAACTTTAAGGGCCAAAAGTGtattttagtttattatttgATTGCTATGTATTTTTAGCATCACTCTAGTGTACTTCTGTTAGTAACCAGAAAAAAATCGATTGGTAATATTGATGTACTTACACATAACCTGCAGGGTAAATATTTGTTGCTCAGCGAGAAAACACAGACACTGGGCTTTGTGAAtttcagaaaaagaagaaaaaaaagaaagaataataaatGCAGaagtaatataataattaatcttATAGCTGCCATTACTTTTACCAGAGCTGACTGAGATACCTGCATGATGCCTTTTGAGGACTAATATGGTCTTATGATTGAGCATGGTAACTCTTGCTGTAAACTTTCCTTTATACATAGCAAAATAATAGTAGCAAAAAACTCAAGGGAGCATGTGACTTGTGATTAACATCTTGCCAGGCTTAAGAGGATTTAGAATATTATAGTAAAAACTCAACCAAGCCTAGAATACCAACTACAGGTATGAGCTGTTTGGAATATCATGAATAATTATGAGAGGACACTGTAAAGATTCCCATTAAGTTGATGAGCAAATTAGCTTCATAGAATCAAACATTCTACCTTTACAGAAATGTCAATGATGAGGCATCAGAAAGCAGTCAGTGCTACTTTTGTCTCTGGTTATTTTGCTTTTGCCTCTCCTtgcttttggaaaaaaaaaagggaaggcaCTGTTTTAATTGTGTTGCCTTATTAGTAGAGACGACTCAAGTACCTatcagaaaaaaagaaaaacaaagaaaaaaaaagaaaaagatgcatTGAATAGTTGTAATGTAGGTATATTAACTGTATGGATGCTCCACACACATTCACATTGGtgcacacatatacacacaaaatAGGTGCCTGGATCCATCTGTATACATCTTGACTCGCTGGCAGCTGTGATTGCAGCTTACTCTTTTCTCAGGATTTGTCAGCTATCAAATGGTTCGAGATGCATATGATGGTACGTCTTCCTatagactctctctctctttggtaTAAATTACTTGAATCAAATTAATTTCTCACCTTTTCATTTGGATTTAATATATGTTTACTTTCATTTTCTAAAGCAGTGAGTGGTTTTTATGACCTTTGTTTGGAACAGATTAAGTGTA
The sequence above is drawn from the Quercus lobata isolate SW786 chromosome 12, ValleyOak3.0 Primary Assembly, whole genome shotgun sequence genome and encodes:
- the LOC115970996 gene encoding uncharacterized protein KIAA0930 homolog isoform X3; translation: MLGHEGETPSRYELLNMVKKHSNSLGQTELLMDQQQQDGAPDDVELDQLFWHDILDLYFVRGKESRGRQDDDLLFFIRKLGSQGYGFNDNLEAIAPYFVRRWAPKLDTLVGESSVEVDWRRSFYLNLIAHTTFTVTVAICSHEDLRNHQSGQDKPLSPIYKVVKTVYASPSRVNFHLDSKKEVETTPAYPDICFAVDDFDSTFDAVVLTEIDHCYCVLLNAHGGAAFPSEDAHCGAASSSEKESQDSSSSDTSSLRVDTNSGKTKNTKLTLFSGFVSYQMVRDAYDAGKSRFGSLLSLGHSPGKTDRLYMKGPGGRGEVEVAVSGVVDDICRDCVKY
- the LOC115970996 gene encoding uncharacterized protein KIAA0930 homolog isoform X1, whose product is MLGHEGETPSRYELLNMVKKHSNSLGQTELLMDQQQQDGAPDDVELDQLFWHDILDLYFVRGKESRGRQDDDLLFFIRKLGSQGYGFNDNLEAIAPYFVRRWAPKLDTLVGESSVEVDWRRSFYLNLIAHTTFTVTVAICSHEDLRNHQSGQDKPLSPIYKVVKTVYASPSRVNFHLDSKKEVETTPAYPDICFAVDDFDSTFDAVVLTEIDHCYCVLLNAHGGAAFPSEDAHCGAASSSEKESQDSSSSDTSSLRVDTNSGKTKNTKLTLFSGFVSYQMVRDAYDAGKSRFGSLLSLGHSPGKTDRLYMKGPGGRGEVEVAVSGVVEIVSNTEPRSAISDQSQEDSGPFSPVMSKRGFGIGSIFRKAASVASVAAKHAYAAAASSSTSSDDEMVPLKCCLMSISLPWEHIAYDMLFKGSPPVNL
- the LOC115970996 gene encoding uncharacterized protein KIAA0930 homolog isoform X2 — encoded protein: MLGHEGETPSRYELLNMVKKHSNSLGQTELLMDQQQQDGAPDDVELDQLFWHDILDLYFVRGKESRGRQDDDLLFFIRKLGSQGYGFNDNLEAIAPYFVRRWAPKLDTLVGESSVEVDWRRSFYLNLIAHTTFTVTVAICSHEDLRNHQSGQDKPLSPIYKVVKTVYASPSRVNFHLDSKKEVETTPAYPDICFAVDDFDSTFDAVVLTEIDHCYCVLLNAHGGAAFPSEDAHCGAASSSEKESQDSSSSDTSSLRVDTNSGKTKNTKLTLFSGFVSYQMVRDAYDAGKSRFGSLLSLGHSPGKTDRLYMKGPGGRGEVEVAVSGVVDQSQEDSGPFSPVMSKRGFGIGSIFRKAASVASVAAKHAYAAAASSSTSSDDEMVPLKCCLMSISLPWEHIAYDMLFKGSPPVNL